In Paraburkholderia bryophila, a single genomic region encodes these proteins:
- a CDS encoding SGNH/GDSL hydrolase family protein, with amino-acid sequence MSRRAGFAAIAWTWMRMQPWSAVATLACVTLMAHANRADAAQASSATLPAKAAQTQVLIEAYGDSTTLGITCSDGHCGPQSRNAVSYLQDDLQARVGERVLVTNYGVGGTMATQLRDGTGNRRAGPTAGLPWQTRLATSPAQIVLINYGINEVMQNQTPEQFYAAETALVTSARALGKQPVLQTSNPMPDNRLNARLAAMVAMTRRVAAEQQVPLVDQFAYVSSLPDWKTLMSDGAHPKPDLYRLKAEQDCRVVEPMVRRLLDGTR; translated from the coding sequence ATGAGTCGCCGCGCAGGGTTTGCCGCGATCGCGTGGACGTGGATGCGGATGCAGCCGTGGTCCGCTGTGGCGACGCTGGCCTGCGTGACCTTGATGGCTCACGCTAACCGCGCCGATGCAGCGCAAGCCTCATCCGCGACGCTGCCCGCCAAGGCCGCGCAGACGCAGGTACTGATCGAAGCCTACGGCGATTCGACCACGCTCGGCATCACCTGCAGCGACGGCCACTGCGGTCCGCAGTCGCGCAACGCCGTCTCGTATCTGCAGGACGATTTGCAGGCGCGCGTCGGCGAGCGGGTCCTCGTCACGAACTACGGCGTGGGCGGCACGATGGCCACCCAGTTGCGCGACGGCACCGGCAATCGCCGCGCCGGTCCGACTGCCGGTCTGCCGTGGCAGACGCGTTTGGCCACGTCGCCCGCGCAGATCGTGCTGATCAATTACGGCATCAACGAAGTCATGCAGAACCAGACGCCCGAGCAGTTCTACGCGGCCGAAACGGCGCTCGTGACAAGCGCCCGCGCGCTCGGCAAGCAACCGGTTCTGCAGACCTCGAACCCGATGCCCGACAACCGTCTCAATGCACGGCTCGCCGCGATGGTCGCGATGACGCGCCGGGTGGCCGCCGAACAGCAGGTGCCGCTGGTCGACCAGTTCGCGTACGTGAGCAGCTTGCCGGACTGGAAGACGCTGATGTCCGACGGCGCGCACCCGAAGCCGGACCTGTACCGCCTGAAGGCGGAACAGGATTGCCGCGTCGTCGAACCGATGGTGCGGCGACTGCTGGACGGCACACGTTGA
- a CDS encoding acyltransferase family protein, with amino-acid sequence MTASALPSAPSHSRRIVQLDGLRAIAVLAVFAQHALKAPLWMGVDLFFVLSGFLITGILLERKARQQSYFGYFYARRARRILPPYVLLMVVSSVLFGFGWAQHWQWYAFFATNIGDALNQSGHDSLNVLWSLAVEEQFYIFWPFVILLLPERVLGYVAAALIVLVPLLRGFATPWFDSFWPIYYLTPFRMDLLAAGALLAVAVRRDRDALEPYKGLAVLGFFAALAVLAWLHLHYPRFRAANTPLSNAGLYSVSLVLCTSVVVIALQSKGIVKRLLCNPVLVYIGTISYTIYLIHLSVLYMLWPLQLNRFLTAALALAITLVYASITWFAFEKRLIFGAANGHAPAPAGGASGVGSGVTGAAPGAPQSRA; translated from the coding sequence ATGACTGCTAGCGCACTGCCCTCAGCACCCTCTCACTCTCGCCGCATCGTGCAGCTCGATGGCCTGCGCGCCATCGCGGTGCTCGCCGTGTTCGCGCAGCACGCCTTAAAAGCGCCGCTGTGGATGGGCGTCGATCTGTTTTTCGTTCTAAGCGGTTTTCTGATCACCGGCATCCTGCTCGAGCGCAAGGCGCGCCAGCAGTCGTATTTCGGCTATTTCTACGCACGCCGGGCGCGCCGCATCCTGCCGCCTTATGTGCTGCTGATGGTGGTGTCGTCGGTCCTGTTCGGCTTCGGCTGGGCGCAGCACTGGCAGTGGTATGCATTCTTCGCGACCAATATCGGCGACGCGCTCAATCAGAGCGGTCACGACAGCCTGAATGTGCTGTGGTCGCTGGCGGTCGAAGAGCAGTTCTATATCTTCTGGCCGTTCGTGATCCTGCTGCTGCCCGAGCGTGTGCTCGGCTACGTGGCGGCCGCACTGATCGTGCTGGTGCCGCTGCTGCGCGGGTTCGCCACGCCGTGGTTCGATTCGTTCTGGCCGATCTATTACCTGACGCCGTTCCGCATGGACCTGCTCGCGGCCGGCGCGTTGCTGGCGGTCGCCGTGCGACGCGATCGCGATGCGCTCGAACCGTACAAGGGTCTCGCCGTGCTTGGGTTTTTCGCGGCGCTCGCCGTGCTGGCCTGGCTGCACTTGCACTACCCGCGGTTTCGCGCGGCGAATACGCCGCTGTCGAACGCCGGGCTCTATAGCGTTTCGCTGGTGCTGTGCACGTCGGTCGTGGTGATCGCGTTGCAGAGCAAGGGCATCGTCAAGCGGCTGTTGTGTAATCCCGTGCTGGTCTATATCGGCACGATCAGCTACACGATCTATCTGATTCATCTGAGCGTGCTGTACATGCTGTGGCCGCTGCAGCTCAACCGTTTTCTGACCGCCGCACTGGCGCTCGCGATCACGCTCGTCTACGCCAGCATCACGTGGTTCGCGTTCGAGAAGCGGCTGATTTTCGGCGCGGCGAACGGCCACGCGCCGGCGCCGGCAGGTGGCGCGTCCGGTGTCGGTTCCGGCGTGACCGGGGCCGCGCCGGGTGCGCCGCAAAGCCGCGCATGA
- a CDS encoding flippase produces MDKGILKNVAINFFGLVLPTFVSLVTVPSYIKLLGVERYGVISLVWTLIGYFGILDLGMSMAAQNHISKARASGDKDECVRVFWSATWLNLATGVIGGLIIYFGAFLYTAYFTKVSPELQHEVYMALPWLAVAIPIANVSWVFAGAINGAERFGVYNTNQTIGTFLFQLLPLGAALWLGATLQNVLAAAVFARILAALMLGRSALKVLEIRSIRAPQFGVAKGLFNFGGWMLIASVTTMVADSLDRVMLGTSLGARFVTYYTVPQNLVTRLNIVPTALVRTLFPRLSAVGRADADTITQQSLEFLNGVFTPVALVAMLVLDPFLHLWVGNEIANVAAPVGRIMIIAVWLVGQANVTRILIQSQIHPATAARVGLFELPLFAAALWFGISHFGLTGAAVAVAGRALFDYAVLLHFAAIRARQIALDMLAHLAFLLASLWLASFLPGLALAIVAGLLMVGANLAWSFTMTPALRDLARSLLLRLNPRKSA; encoded by the coding sequence ATGGACAAAGGCATTCTCAAGAACGTAGCGATCAATTTCTTCGGGCTGGTGCTGCCGACTTTCGTCTCGCTCGTGACCGTGCCGTCGTATATCAAGCTGCTCGGCGTCGAGCGCTACGGCGTGATCAGTCTCGTGTGGACGCTGATCGGCTATTTCGGGATTCTCGATCTCGGCATGAGCATGGCCGCGCAGAATCACATCTCGAAGGCGCGGGCGTCCGGCGACAAGGACGAGTGCGTGCGCGTGTTCTGGAGCGCGACGTGGCTCAATCTGGCGACCGGCGTGATCGGCGGCTTGATCATCTATTTCGGCGCGTTTCTGTACACCGCGTATTTCACCAAGGTGTCGCCCGAGTTGCAGCACGAGGTGTATATGGCGCTGCCGTGGCTCGCGGTGGCGATTCCAATTGCCAATGTCTCGTGGGTGTTTGCCGGCGCGATCAACGGCGCGGAGCGCTTCGGTGTGTACAACACCAATCAGACTATCGGCACGTTCCTGTTTCAGTTGCTGCCGCTGGGCGCCGCGCTGTGGCTCGGTGCGACCTTGCAGAACGTGCTGGCAGCCGCCGTTTTCGCGCGGATTCTGGCGGCGCTGATGCTGGGTCGTTCCGCGCTGAAGGTGCTGGAGATCCGCAGTATTCGGGCGCCGCAATTCGGTGTCGCGAAGGGGCTGTTCAACTTCGGCGGCTGGATGCTGATTGCGAGCGTCACCACGATGGTCGCCGACTCGCTCGACCGCGTGATGCTCGGCACGAGTCTCGGCGCGCGCTTCGTCACGTATTACACGGTGCCGCAGAACCTCGTGACGCGGCTCAATATCGTGCCGACCGCGCTGGTGCGCACGCTGTTTCCGCGTTTGTCCGCCGTGGGTCGCGCCGACGCCGACACCATCACGCAGCAGTCGCTCGAATTTCTCAACGGCGTGTTCACGCCGGTCGCGCTGGTCGCGATGCTGGTGCTCGATCCGTTCCTGCATCTGTGGGTCGGCAATGAGATCGCTAACGTCGCCGCGCCGGTGGGCCGGATCATGATCATTGCCGTGTGGCTCGTGGGGCAGGCGAACGTGACGCGGATTCTGATCCAGTCGCAGATTCATCCGGCGACTGCCGCGCGAGTCGGTTTGTTCGAATTGCCCTTGTTTGCGGCGGCATTGTGGTTCGGCATCTCGCACTTCGGTCTGACCGGCGCGGCGGTTGCGGTAGCCGGCCGCGCGCTGTTCGACTACGCGGTGCTGCTGCATTTCGCCGCGATTCGCGCGCGCCAGATCGCGCTCGACATGCTCGCCCACCTCGCGTTTCTGCTGGCCAGCCTGTGGCTCGCCAGTTTTCTGCCGGGTCTCGCGCTGGCGATCGTGGCCGGCCTGCTGATGGTCGGCGCGAATCTCGCCTGGTCGTTCACGATGACCCCCGCTTTGCGCGATCTTGCGCGTTCACTGCTGTTGCGACTGAATCCGAGGAAAAGCGCATGA
- a CDS encoding glycosyltransferase family 4 protein: protein MNHEVLEEEAVLRPATRSALAELTSVPGVQAPPRRAALRADKTVRVAIVHDWLVTYAGAEKVLEQIVACFPDADLFSLVDFLDDRSFLRGKRVTTSFIQKLPLARTKYRTYLPLMPLAIEQLDVSAYDVVISSSHAVAKGILTGPDQVHISYVHSPIRYAWDLQHQYLQQSKLTNGPKSAMARLILHYIRNWDIRTSNSVDGFVANSEFIARRIKKLYQRDAQVIFPPVDVEAFSLCTDKEDFYLTASRMVPYKKIDLIVEAFARMPERKLVVIGDGPDMQKIRAKAGPNVEIMGYQPFKVLKDRMSRAKAFVFAAEEDFGISVVEAQACGTPVIAYGKGGALETVRDVSESRPTGLFFDEQNAESIIAALERFDEHVKRFSPVDCRHNAEQFSAAHFRERFFSHVRAAVPALRTATLPPYVPYKAEAAAGAPRILAVDQSGVLGGAELSLLEIVKALRSRIEVVLFDDGPFRTALAKAGASVEVLEAGALRHVRKQGGSLPKGQALKGLVSLVRATAKRARKADVIYANTQRAMVIGAFAGKLARRPVVWHLRDIVSPEHFGGKQLAIIKWCARFGLAHVIANSAASARAFTELTQFDEKRVDVVFNGISAAPFDALRTVPQATLRQRLNLPQDAFLVGSFSRLARWKGQHVLLEAMVLNPQMHAVLVGAPLFGEDQYEIELHAFVAAHNLGERVHFLGFQHDIAACMCAVDAVVHTSITPEPFGRVIVEGMLAQRPVVAARAGGVLEIVDDYENGVLCTPGDAHGLADTLAELRSNDELRNRLVRNGYQTALSRFGTTTYVDGVARILKGVAGR, encoded by the coding sequence ATGAACCACGAAGTCCTTGAAGAAGAAGCCGTGCTGCGACCCGCGACGCGTAGCGCACTGGCCGAACTCACCAGCGTACCCGGTGTGCAGGCGCCGCCGCGTCGCGCCGCGTTGCGCGCCGATAAAACCGTACGCGTGGCGATCGTGCACGACTGGCTCGTGACTTATGCCGGCGCCGAGAAGGTGCTGGAGCAGATCGTCGCGTGCTTTCCGGATGCGGATCTGTTCAGCCTGGTCGATTTTCTCGACGACCGCAGCTTTCTGCGCGGCAAGCGGGTCACGACCTCGTTCATCCAGAAACTGCCGCTCGCGCGCACCAAATACCGCACCTATCTGCCGCTGATGCCGCTCGCGATCGAACAGCTCGACGTGTCCGCGTACGACGTGGTGATTTCGAGCAGCCACGCGGTGGCCAAGGGCATTCTGACCGGGCCCGACCAGGTGCATATCAGTTACGTGCATTCGCCAATCCGTTACGCGTGGGATTTGCAGCATCAGTATCTGCAGCAGTCGAAGCTGACCAACGGGCCGAAGTCGGCCATGGCGCGGCTGATTCTGCATTACATCCGTAACTGGGATATCCGCACGTCGAATTCGGTGGATGGCTTTGTCGCCAACTCGGAATTCATCGCGCGACGCATCAAGAAGCTTTATCAGCGCGACGCGCAGGTGATCTTTCCGCCGGTGGACGTAGAGGCTTTTTCGCTCTGCACCGACAAGGAAGATTTCTATCTGACTGCCTCGCGAATGGTGCCGTACAAGAAGATCGACCTGATCGTCGAAGCGTTCGCGCGCATGCCCGAGCGCAAGCTGGTCGTGATCGGCGACGGCCCCGACATGCAGAAAATCCGTGCGAAAGCGGGGCCGAACGTGGAGATCATGGGCTACCAGCCGTTCAAGGTGCTGAAGGACCGCATGAGCCGCGCCAAGGCGTTCGTGTTCGCCGCCGAGGAGGACTTCGGTATCTCCGTGGTCGAAGCGCAAGCGTGCGGCACGCCGGTGATCGCCTACGGCAAGGGCGGTGCGCTCGAAACCGTGCGCGACGTGTCCGAGTCGCGGCCTACCGGCCTGTTCTTCGACGAGCAGAACGCCGAGTCGATCATTGCAGCGCTGGAGCGTTTCGACGAACACGTGAAGCGTTTTTCGCCGGTGGACTGCCGTCATAACGCCGAGCAATTCTCGGCGGCGCATTTCCGCGAGCGCTTCTTCTCGCACGTACGCGCTGCGGTGCCGGCGTTGCGCACCGCGACGCTGCCGCCCTATGTGCCGTACAAGGCGGAAGCCGCGGCCGGCGCGCCGCGCATTCTGGCCGTCGATCAAAGCGGCGTGCTCGGCGGCGCCGAGTTATCGCTGCTGGAAATCGTCAAGGCGCTGCGTTCGCGGATCGAGGTCGTACTGTTCGATGACGGCCCGTTCCGCACGGCGCTCGCCAAAGCCGGCGCGAGCGTCGAGGTGCTGGAGGCGGGCGCGTTGCGCCACGTGCGCAAACAGGGCGGTTCGCTACCGAAGGGCCAGGCGCTGAAGGGCCTGGTCTCGCTCGTGCGTGCTACCGCGAAACGCGCGCGTAAGGCCGACGTGATCTACGCGAACACCCAGCGCGCGATGGTGATCGGCGCGTTCGCCGGCAAGCTCGCGCGACGCCCGGTGGTGTGGCATCTGCGCGATATCGTCAGCCCCGAGCATTTCGGCGGCAAGCAACTGGCCATCATCAAGTGGTGCGCGCGGTTCGGTCTCGCGCATGTGATCGCCAATTCGGCGGCGTCGGCGCGCGCGTTCACCGAACTCACGCAGTTCGACGAAAAGCGTGTCGACGTGGTGTTCAACGGCATCTCGGCCGCACCGTTCGACGCGCTGCGCACGGTGCCGCAGGCCACGCTGCGCCAGCGCCTGAATCTGCCGCAGGACGCGTTTCTGGTCGGCTCGTTCAGCCGCCTCGCGCGCTGGAAAGGGCAGCACGTGCTGCTCGAAGCGATGGTCTTGAATCCGCAGATGCACGCGGTGCTGGTCGGCGCACCGCTGTTCGGCGAAGACCAGTACGAGATCGAATTGCACGCTTTCGTCGCTGCCCACAATCTGGGCGAGCGGGTGCATTTTCTCGGCTTCCAGCACGATATCGCGGCCTGCATGTGCGCGGTCGACGCTGTCGTTCATACGTCGATCACGCCGGAGCCGTTCGGCCGCGTGATCGTCGAAGGCATGCTCGCGCAGCGGCCGGTGGTGGCGGCGCGCGCGGGCGGCGTGCTGGAGATCGTCGACGACTACGAGAACGGCGTGCTATGCACGCCCGGCGACGCGCACGGTCTCGCCGATACGCTCGCCGAACTGCGCTCGAACGACGAACTGCGCAACCGGCTGGTCAGAAACGGCTATCAAACGGCGCTGAGCCGCTTCGGCACGACAACCTATGTGGATGGTGTCGCGCGGATTCTGAAGGGCGTGGCGGGGCGGTAA